A portion of the Scylla paramamosain isolate STU-SP2022 chromosome 2, ASM3559412v1, whole genome shotgun sequence genome contains these proteins:
- the LOC135115385 gene encoding probable E3 ubiquitin-protein ligase HERC4 isoform X3, whose product MCPCAPPHAPLAALGSVGTSVHARVPKLIDELQNYTIVQVAAGDQHSLALTSWGLIYARGDNGYGQLGVNSCDSHTATRKLAKSLARKVTVQLACGANHTLALTADGDKIPSASWHLDTDRGPRRILPW is encoded by the exons ATGTGCCCCTGTGctcccccccacgcccccctcgCCGCCCTTGGCAGTGTGGGAACCTCGGTACACGCCAGAGTGCCAA AATTAATTGATGAGCTACAGAACTACACCATCGTTCAGGTGGCAGCCGGAGACCAGCACTCTCTTGCTCTCACCTCCTGGGGcctg atCTACGCACGGGGTGACAATGGGTACGGTCAGCTTGGCGTCAACTCCTGCGACAGTCACACCGCCACACGCAAGCTTGCCAAGAGTCTGGCCAGGAAGGTGACAGTGCAGCTGGCCTGTGGCGCCAACCACACCCTTGCCTTGACTGCTG ATGGTGACAAAATACCTTCGGCCAGTTGGCACTTAGACACCGACAGGGGCCCCAGAAGGATCCTGCCCTGGTGA
- the LOC135115385 gene encoding probable E3 ubiquitin-protein ligase HERC4 isoform X1 translates to MNSRLHPMSRRESPILFCEYPFLFDPQAKTLLLRCDATRQGKCFPDHPVIRTFWEVFHKLSLEQKKLFLKFLTGTDRVPILGMKALKLMIQSTADDSFLPVAHTCITQLNLPKYNTKEKLKYKLLQAVQQSEGFGLV, encoded by the exons ATGAACAGCAGGCTTCACCCGATGTccaggagggag AGTCCAATCCTGTTCTGTGAGTATCCATTCTTGTTCGACCCTCAGGCCAAGACGCTGCTGCTCAGGTGTGACGCCACTCGGCAG GGCAAATGTTTCCCAGACCACCCGGTCATACGCACGTTCTGGGAAGTATTTCACAAACTCTCCCTGGAGCAGAAGAAGTTGTTTTTGAAGTTCCTGACGGGCACTGACAGGGTTCCTATTCTGGGCATGAAG gcactcAAGTTGATGATCCAAAGCACAGCAGACGACAGCTTCCTTCCGGTCGCACACACCTGCATCACCCAACTCAACCTGCCAAAATACAACACCAAAGAGAAGCTGAAATACAAACTTCTACAGGCCGTACAGCAGAGTGAAGGGTTCGGCCTGGTGTGA